In Indioceanicola profundi, the genomic stretch GAACAGAATTCACCACCACCGCCCCGCATCCGGTCCGCATCTGACGCGCACAGGCGCCGTCATTGGCATGACCGCGCTTGCACTCGCCGCCGCGGCGGCAAATGCCTATCAGACCCGCCGGGCCGAGAGGCGGAATCCTCCCGTCGGCCGGTTCGCGGATGTCGACGGGGTGCGGCTCCATTATTTGGAGAAGGGTGACGGGCCGCCTGTCGTTCTCCTCCATGGCAACATCGTTTCCGCCCAGGATTTCGTATACAGCGGCCTTTTCGACCGGCTGGCGGCCCGATACAGGGTCATCGCGATCGAGCGGCCGGGTTTCGGTTATAGCGAGCGGCCGCGGGGCACCGCATGGACGCCGCGGGCGCAGGCTGACCTTCTGAGCCGCGCCTTTGATGTTCTAGGAGCTGAGCAGCCCCTGGTTCTTGGCCACTCGTGGGGAGCGCTGGTTGCGGCGGCCCTTGCCCTTGATCATCCGGAGGCGGTGCGCGGCCTTGTCCTGCTGGGCGGCTATTACTACCCGACTGCACGTGCGGACGTGGTCTTGACCGGACCGCCGGCCCTACCGGTTGTCGGCGACCTGTTCTGCCATACGGTTTCGCCGCTGGTGGGCGCTGCCCTGATGCCGGTCTTCATCAAAGGGATGTTTACGCCGCAGCAGGTGCCGGCGCGGTTCTCACGCTCCTTCTCCACCGGAATGGCGCTCCGGCCCAGCCAGCTTCAGGCAATGTCCAGGGACGGCGCCATGATGGCCGCCGCCGCGTCCGGCCTGCAGCACAGGTATGGAGAGCTGAGAATGCCGCTCGCCATCATCGCCGGAGCCGGAGACAAGGTCGCGGATATCGACCGGCAGTCGAAACGTCTCCATGAGGAGGTTCGGCATAGTTCTCTGCGCCTGATACAGGATGCCGGCCATATGGTGCACTATGCCGTGCCGGACGAGGTTGCAGCCGCGGTGGACGAGGTGGCGGCAAG encodes the following:
- a CDS encoding alpha/beta fold hydrolase, encoding MTALALAAAAANAYQTRRAERRNPPVGRFADVDGVRLHYLEKGDGPPVVLLHGNIVSAQDFVYSGLFDRLAARYRVIAIERPGFGYSERPRGTAWTPRAQADLLSRAFDVLGAEQPLVLGHSWGALVAAALALDHPEAVRGLVLLGGYYYPTARADVVLTGPPALPVVGDLFCHTVSPLVGAALMPVFIKGMFTPQQVPARFSRSFSTGMALRPSQLQAMSRDGAMMAAAASGLQHRYGELRMPLAIIAGAGDKVADIDRQSKRLHEEVRHSSLRLIQDAGHMVHYAVPDEVAAAVDEVAARAGQRARLGATETVLDRSAALT